One segment of Streptomyces sp. XD-27 DNA contains the following:
- a CDS encoding bifunctional diguanylate cyclase/phosphodiesterase, whose amino-acid sequence MEPTDSGAPASRLRRLALPTLPYAAVGVAAASFGTGVYRVLHNGGSLFPSGTVGWSLAVLTGLIVGHLVALGRDRWWGGTGSGAALTLAALLLYGWLPAALISLAVVVLVGGARRHRWRQALLHGSVDLLGIGAAALALAACGTVPSVRDPWAPDSWQLYDMPQIVLAAFTYLLVTRALLWYSLAPPGAALSGIARTALVRQALVGVALLGIAPLIVVVAAHRPLMLPLFAVPLIALDSTLWIARVRAEEQLRDPLTGLPNRQHLLDRTWAALDQAEREGARAALVLIDLDRFRSVNDTLGHMAGDRLLLQIAERLRAALPRGAEAARLGGDEFVVLLPTVDSLTSAQRVARNLISVLGSPLDLDGITLVLEASAGVAVYPDHAVDAEGLLRRADVAMYQAKRDRSGAEVYEARRDGNTPDRLGLLGDLRRALDAGDVELHYQPKVGFDGHVAGLEALVRWVHPDRGRVPPDEFIAIAESSGLMPRLTEYVLETALGQVARWRAAGLFVPVAVNVSPRDVHTPGFAGAVAGRLARHGVPPGALQLEITEHVLLEDPQRAADTLAGLTGHGVKMSLDDFGTGYSSLVHLRRLPVSELKIDRSFVARLAVDNEDAEIVRCTVDLAHSLGLLVVAEGVEDDETWERLRDLGCDAVQGWLVAAAMPPEETTAWLRARGEGRSAAADITAPADHDADQPVT is encoded by the coding sequence ATGGAACCGACCGACAGCGGCGCCCCGGCGTCGCGGCTGCGCCGACTGGCGCTGCCCACCCTGCCGTACGCGGCGGTCGGGGTGGCCGCCGCGTCGTTCGGCACCGGGGTCTACCGGGTTCTCCACAACGGCGGCTCCCTCTTCCCCAGCGGCACCGTCGGCTGGTCGCTGGCGGTGCTCACCGGCCTGATCGTCGGCCATCTCGTGGCCCTGGGCCGGGACCGCTGGTGGGGCGGCACCGGCTCCGGCGCCGCGTTAACCCTGGCCGCCCTGCTGCTGTACGGCTGGCTGCCCGCCGCGCTGATCAGCCTCGCGGTCGTCGTCCTGGTCGGCGGCGCACGCCGTCACCGCTGGCGGCAGGCCCTGCTGCACGGCTCGGTGGACCTCCTCGGCATCGGCGCGGCCGCGCTCGCCCTCGCCGCCTGCGGCACCGTCCCGTCCGTGCGCGACCCCTGGGCCCCCGACAGCTGGCAGCTGTATGACATGCCGCAGATCGTGCTGGCGGCCTTCACCTATCTGCTGGTCACCCGGGCCCTGCTGTGGTACAGCCTCGCCCCGCCCGGCGCCGCGCTGAGCGGCATCGCGCGCACCGCCCTCGTCCGGCAGGCCCTCGTCGGCGTGGCCCTGCTGGGCATCGCCCCGCTCATCGTCGTGGTCGCCGCCCACCGGCCCCTGATGCTTCCGCTGTTCGCCGTGCCCTTAATAGCGCTGGACTCCACCTTGTGGATAGCGCGCGTGCGCGCCGAGGAGCAACTGCGCGACCCGCTCACCGGGCTGCCCAACCGCCAGCACCTGCTGGACCGCACCTGGGCCGCGCTGGACCAGGCCGAGCGGGAGGGCGCCCGCGCCGCCCTCGTCCTGATCGACCTCGACCGCTTCCGGTCCGTCAACGACACCCTCGGACACATGGCGGGCGACCGGCTCCTCCTCCAGATCGCCGAACGGCTCCGCGCGGCGCTGCCCCGCGGCGCGGAGGCCGCGCGGCTGGGCGGCGACGAGTTCGTCGTGCTGCTGCCCACCGTCGACTCCCTCACCAGCGCCCAGCGGGTGGCCCGCAACCTCATCTCCGTACTCGGCTCCCCGCTCGACCTCGACGGGATCACCCTGGTCCTCGAAGCCAGCGCCGGGGTCGCCGTCTACCCCGACCACGCGGTGGACGCGGAAGGGCTGCTGCGCCGCGCGGACGTCGCGATGTACCAGGCGAAGCGGGACCGCAGCGGCGCGGAGGTGTACGAGGCCCGGCGCGACGGCAATACCCCCGACCGGCTCGGCCTCCTCGGCGACCTGCGGCGGGCCCTGGACGCGGGGGACGTGGAACTGCACTACCAGCCCAAGGTCGGCTTCGACGGGCACGTCGCCGGGTTGGAGGCCCTGGTCCGCTGGGTCCACCCCGACCGGGGCCGGGTGCCGCCGGACGAGTTCATCGCCATCGCCGAGAGCTCCGGCCTGATGCCCCGCCTGACGGAGTACGTCCTGGAGACGGCCCTGGGCCAGGTCGCGAGGTGGCGGGCGGCCGGCCTGTTCGTCCCGGTCGCGGTCAACGTCTCCCCGCGCGACGTGCACACCCCCGGCTTCGCGGGCGCCGTCGCCGGCCGGCTGGCCCGGCACGGGGTGCCGCCCGGCGCGCTCCAGCTGGAGATCACCGAGCACGTCCTGCTGGAGGACCCGCAGCGCGCCGCGGACACGCTGGCCGGGCTCACCGGCCACGGCGTGAAGATGTCCCTGGACGACTTCGGCACGGGCTATTCGTCACTGGTGCACCTGCGCCGGTTGCCGGTCAGCGAGCTGAAGATCGACCGGTCCTTCGTGGCGAGACTGGCGGTGGACAACGAGGACGCCGAGATCGTCCGCTGCACGGTCGACCTCGCCCACTCGCTGGGACTGCTCGTCGTCGCGGAGGGCGTCGAGGATGACGAGACCTGGGAGCGGCTGCGCGACCTGGGCTGCGACGCGGTGCAGGGGTGGCTGGTGGCGGCCGCGATGCCGCCGGAGGAGACGACGGCGTGGCTGCGCGCCCGCGGCGAAGGCCGCTCCGCGGCCGCGGACATCACGGCACCGGCCGACCACGACGCGGACCAGCCGGTGACGTGA
- the gatC gene encoding Asp-tRNA(Asn)/Glu-tRNA(Gln) amidotransferase subunit GatC, whose amino-acid sequence MPGITREEVAHLARLARLELKDEELDHFAGQLDDIIGAVARVSEVADQDVPPTSHPLPLTNVMRPDEVRPSLTPQEALSGAPAQEQQRFKVPQILGEE is encoded by the coding sequence ATGCCTGGCATCACGCGCGAGGAGGTCGCCCACCTCGCCCGGCTGGCGCGTCTGGAGCTGAAGGACGAAGAGCTCGACCACTTCGCCGGACAGCTGGACGACATCATCGGCGCGGTCGCCCGCGTCTCCGAGGTCGCCGACCAAGACGTACCCCCGACCTCCCACCCGCTGCCGCTGACCAACGTCATGCGCCCGGACGAGGTCCGTCCGTCGCTGACCCCGCAGGAGGCGCTCTCCGGCGCCCCGGCCCAGGAGCAGCAGCGTTTCAAGGTGCCGCAGATCCTGGGGGAGGAGTAA
- the gatA gene encoding Asp-tRNA(Asn)/Glu-tRNA(Gln) amidotransferase subunit GatA, with product MADLTKLTAAETAAKIASGEVTAVAVTEAHLARIEAVDEKVHAFLHVDREGALAQARAVDAKRANGEKLGPLAGVPLALKDIFTTKGVPTTVGSKILEGWLPPYDATLTRKLKEADVVILGKTNMDEFAMGSSTENSAFGPTGNPWDLTRIPGGSGGGSSAALASFQAPLAIGTDTGGSIRQPAAVTGTVGVKPTYGGVSRYGMVAFSSSLDQGGPCARTVLDAALLHEVIAGHDPLDSTSIDAPVPPVVEAARNGDVAGMRVGVVKQFRGEGYQAGVMQRFDESVELLKELGAEVVELDCPSFDLALAAYYLIAPSECSSNLARFDAMRYGLRVGDDGTKSAEEVTSLTREAGFGAEVKRRIMLGTYALSSGYYDAYYGSAQKVRTLIKRDFEKAFEQVDVIVSPTTPTTAFPIGERADDPMAMYLADLCTIPTNLAGNAAMSLPCGLAPEDGLPVGLQIIAPAMADDRLYRVGAAVEAAFTARWGHPLLEEAPSL from the coding sequence ATGGCAGACCTGACCAAGCTCACGGCGGCCGAGACCGCCGCGAAGATCGCGTCCGGCGAGGTCACCGCCGTCGCGGTCACCGAGGCGCACCTCGCCCGGATCGAGGCCGTCGACGAGAAGGTGCACGCGTTCCTGCACGTGGACCGGGAGGGCGCGCTCGCCCAGGCCCGTGCCGTGGACGCCAAGCGCGCGAACGGCGAGAAGCTCGGGCCGCTCGCGGGCGTGCCGCTGGCGCTGAAGGACATCTTCACCACGAAGGGTGTCCCGACGACCGTCGGTTCCAAGATCCTCGAGGGCTGGCTCCCGCCGTACGACGCGACGCTGACCCGCAAGCTCAAGGAAGCGGACGTCGTCATCCTCGGCAAGACCAACATGGACGAGTTCGCCATGGGGTCGTCGACGGAGAACAGCGCCTTCGGGCCGACCGGCAACCCGTGGGACCTGACCCGGATCCCCGGCGGCTCCGGCGGCGGCTCCTCCGCCGCGCTCGCCTCCTTCCAGGCCCCGCTCGCCATCGGCACGGACACCGGCGGTTCGATCCGCCAGCCCGCGGCCGTCACCGGCACCGTGGGCGTCAAGCCGACCTACGGCGGCGTCTCCCGCTACGGCATGGTGGCGTTCTCCTCGTCCCTGGACCAGGGCGGGCCCTGCGCCCGTACGGTCCTGGACGCGGCGCTGCTGCACGAGGTCATCGCCGGTCACGACCCGCTGGACTCGACCTCCATCGACGCCCCGGTGCCGCCGGTGGTCGAGGCGGCCCGCAACGGCGACGTCGCCGGCATGCGGGTCGGCGTCGTCAAGCAGTTCCGCGGCGAGGGCTACCAGGCCGGCGTCATGCAGCGCTTCGACGAGTCCGTCGAACTGCTCAAGGAGCTGGGCGCCGAGGTCGTCGAGCTGGACTGCCCGTCCTTCGACCTGGCGCTGGCCGCGTACTACCTGATCGCGCCGTCCGAGTGCTCCTCCAACCTGGCCCGCTTCGACGCCATGCGCTACGGCCTGCGGGTCGGCGACGACGGCACCAAGTCGGCCGAGGAGGTCACCTCCCTCACCCGTGAGGCGGGCTTCGGCGCCGAGGTGAAGCGCCGGATCATGCTGGGCACCTACGCCCTGTCCTCCGGCTACTACGACGCCTACTACGGCTCCGCGCAGAAGGTCCGCACGCTGATCAAGCGGGACTTCGAGAAGGCCTTCGAGCAGGTCGACGTGATCGTCTCGCCGACCACCCCGACCACCGCCTTCCCGATCGGCGAGCGGGCCGACGACCCGATGGCGATGTACCTCGCCGACCTGTGCACCATCCCCACCAACCTGGCGGGCAACGCGGCCATGTCGCTGCCCTGCGGCCTGGCGCCTGAGGACGGGCTGCCGGTGGGTCTGCAGATCATCGCCCCCGCGATGGCCGACGACCGGCTGTACCGGGTGGGCGCCGCGGTCGAGGCCGCGTTCACCGCCCGGTGGGGCCACCCGCTGCTTGAGGAGGCACCGTCCCTGTGA
- the gatB gene encoding Asp-tRNA(Asn)/Glu-tRNA(Gln) amidotransferase subunit GatB, which translates to MTVTELVSYEDALAAYEPVMGLEVHVELGTKTKMFCGCSTALGAEPNTQTCPTCLGMPGSLPVMNASGVESAIRIGLALNCEIAEWCRFARKNYFYPDMPKNFQTSQYDEPIAFSGYLDVQLEDGEVFRVEIERAHMEEDTGKSTHVGGATGRIHGATHSLLDYNRAGIPLIEIVTKPIVGAGERAPEVAKAYVAELRELIKALGVSEARMEMGQMRCDVNLSLRPIGTEKFGTRSETKNVNSLRSVERATRFEIMRHAAVLGGGGTIIQETRHFHEEDGSTTSGRVKEEAEDYRYFPEPDLVPVAPSREWVEELRATLPELPRVRRNRLREEWGISEHDMQSILNAGAVDLITATIDAGADAAAARKWWMGELARRANEAGTELAALEITPAQVARVCALVKEGSLNDKLARQVIEGVLAGEGDADEVVDKRGLKVVSDEGALGAAVDEAIAANAAIADKIRGGKVAAAGALVGAVMKATRGQADAARVRELILEKLGVEG; encoded by the coding sequence GTGACCGTCACTGAACTGGTGTCGTACGAGGACGCGCTGGCCGCCTACGAGCCCGTCATGGGCCTCGAGGTGCACGTCGAGCTCGGCACCAAGACCAAGATGTTCTGCGGGTGCTCCACGGCGCTGGGCGCCGAGCCCAACACGCAGACCTGCCCCACCTGCCTCGGCATGCCCGGCTCCCTGCCGGTGATGAACGCCAGCGGCGTCGAGTCCGCGATCCGGATCGGTCTCGCGCTGAACTGCGAGATCGCCGAGTGGTGCCGCTTCGCCCGGAAGAACTACTTCTATCCGGACATGCCGAAGAACTTCCAGACCTCGCAGTACGACGAGCCGATCGCCTTCAGCGGCTATCTGGACGTTCAGCTGGAGGACGGCGAGGTCTTCCGCGTGGAGATCGAGCGCGCCCACATGGAGGAGGACACCGGCAAGTCCACGCACGTCGGTGGTGCGACGGGCCGGATCCACGGCGCCACGCACTCCCTGCTCGACTACAACCGGGCCGGTATCCCGCTCATCGAGATCGTCACCAAGCCGATCGTCGGTGCGGGCGAGCGCGCCCCGGAGGTCGCCAAGGCGTACGTCGCCGAGCTGCGTGAGCTCATCAAGGCGCTCGGCGTCTCCGAGGCCCGGATGGAGATGGGCCAGATGCGCTGCGACGTGAACCTGTCGCTGCGCCCCATCGGTACGGAGAAGTTCGGCACCCGCTCGGAGACCAAGAACGTCAACTCGCTGCGCAGTGTGGAGCGGGCGACGCGCTTCGAGATCATGCGGCACGCCGCGGTCCTCGGCGGCGGCGGGACGATCATCCAGGAGACCCGGCACTTCCACGAGGAGGACGGCTCCACGACGTCGGGCCGGGTGAAGGAGGAGGCCGAGGACTACCGCTACTTCCCCGAGCCGGACCTGGTGCCGGTGGCGCCGAGCCGCGAGTGGGTGGAGGAGCTGCGGGCCACCCTGCCCGAGCTGCCGCGCGTCCGCCGCAACCGGCTGCGCGAGGAGTGGGGCATCTCCGAGCACGACATGCAGTCGATCCTCAACGCGGGCGCGGTCGACCTGATCACCGCCACGATCGACGCGGGCGCGGACGCCGCGGCCGCGCGCAAGTGGTGGATGGGCGAGCTGGCCCGCCGCGCCAACGAGGCCGGTACGGAGCTCGCCGCGCTGGAGATCACCCCGGCCCAGGTCGCCCGGGTCTGCGCCCTGGTGAAGGAGGGCTCCCTCAACGACAAGCTGGCGCGCCAGGTCATCGAGGGCGTGCTGGCGGGCGAGGGCGACGCCGACGAGGTCGTCGACAAGCGCGGCCTCAAGGTCGTCTCGGACGAGGGCGCGCTCGGCGCGGCCGTCGACGAGGCCATCGCCGCCAACGCGGCCATCGCGGACAAGATCCGCGGCGGCAAGGTCGCGGCGGCGGGCGCGCTGGTCGGCGCGGTCATGAAGGCCACCCGCGGCCAGGCCGACGCGGCCCGCGTGCGCGAGCTGATCCTGGAGAAGCTCGGCGTCGAGGGCTGA
- a CDS encoding MMPL family transporter — protein sequence MAALARWCLRHRVVVIVLWLATLVGTGAAAAAVGSAYSNDYDVPGTESARATALLAKTNPAEAGDSDSIVWHTDRGTVRAAAVEQRMTKTLHDIEQLPGVASVTSPYGTESGQRISQDGRTAYATVAFDKPASGLDKADVRRVVDTARDAADDHLEVALGGAGIALTESTGAGHLSEIIGIAAAAVVLFLAFGSLAATFLPIATAVVGVGTAYAGIGLLGHAMTVADFAPMLGLLIGLGVGIDYALFIVTRHRRGLRQGLPVAEAAQRAVATSGRAVVFAGVTVCIALLGMLVLRLNFLNGVALAASLTVVLTVAASVTLLPALLGVIGHRALSRRERRALAEHGPEPSIPTGFAARWSAFVERHPKLLGAVAAVMMLVLALPTLGLHLGSSDQGNNAATSTTRQAYDMIAEGFGPGVNGPLTLAADIDSAADKVAFSDLAETLRGTEGVASVSAPQGGSTGTGVLTVIPESAPQSQATSDLVERLRDDVIPRAEHGTTLDVYVGGLTASYDDFASVIIGKLPLFVGVVVALGCLLLLLAFRSIGIPLKAALMNIAAVAASFGVVVAIFQWGWGLGLMGLGNAGPIEPFLPVIMVSVLFGLSMDYQVFLVSRMYEEWRATRDNRVAVRVGLAETSRVINSAAVIMIAVFSAFVLSGDRIIAMFGIGLAAAVALDAFVLRTLLVPALMHMLGGANWWLPKWLDRWLPRISIEPAEEDTAPVVPADAPAAEPGVALPGQRAELRGERDEELTSTAAG from the coding sequence ATGGCTGCTCTCGCCCGGTGGTGCCTCCGGCACCGCGTCGTCGTCATCGTGCTGTGGCTCGCCACCCTCGTGGGCACCGGCGCCGCGGCAGCCGCCGTCGGCTCCGCGTACTCCAACGACTACGACGTCCCCGGCACCGAGTCGGCCCGCGCCACCGCGCTGCTGGCCAAGACGAACCCGGCCGAGGCGGGCGACAGCGACAGCATCGTCTGGCACACCGACCGGGGCACGGTGCGCGCCGCCGCCGTCGAGCAGCGCATGACGAAGACGCTGCACGACATCGAGCAGCTGCCCGGCGTCGCCTCCGTGACCAGCCCGTACGGCACCGAGAGCGGCCAGCGCATCAGCCAGGACGGGCGCACCGCCTACGCCACCGTCGCCTTCGACAAGCCCGCGTCTGGGCTCGACAAGGCCGATGTGCGGCGGGTGGTCGACACCGCCCGCGACGCCGCCGACGACCATCTCGAGGTCGCGCTCGGCGGCGCCGGGATCGCGCTGACCGAATCCACCGGCGCCGGGCACCTCAGCGAGATCATCGGGATCGCCGCGGCCGCCGTGGTGCTCTTCCTCGCCTTCGGCTCGCTCGCCGCCACGTTCCTGCCGATCGCCACCGCCGTCGTCGGCGTCGGCACCGCCTACGCGGGCATCGGTCTGCTCGGCCATGCGATGACCGTCGCCGACTTCGCGCCCATGCTCGGCCTGCTCATCGGCCTGGGCGTCGGCATCGACTACGCGCTGTTCATCGTGACCCGGCACCGGCGGGGCCTGCGGCAGGGCCTGCCCGTCGCGGAGGCCGCCCAGCGGGCGGTGGCCACCTCGGGCCGGGCCGTGGTGTTCGCGGGCGTCACGGTCTGCATCGCGCTGCTGGGCATGCTCGTCCTGCGGCTGAACTTCCTCAACGGCGTGGCGCTCGCCGCGTCCCTGACCGTGGTGCTCACCGTGGCCGCCTCGGTCACCCTGCTGCCCGCGCTCCTCGGTGTGATCGGCCACCGGGCGCTCAGCCGCCGCGAGCGCAGGGCGCTGGCCGAGCACGGCCCGGAGCCGAGCATCCCCACGGGCTTCGCCGCCCGCTGGTCCGCGTTCGTCGAGCGCCACCCCAAGCTGCTGGGCGCCGTCGCCGCCGTCATGATGCTGGTCCTCGCGCTGCCCACGCTCGGCCTGCACCTCGGCAGCAGCGACCAGGGCAACAACGCGGCCACCAGCACCACCCGCCAGGCGTACGACATGATCGCGGAGGGCTTCGGCCCCGGCGTCAACGGCCCGCTCACCCTCGCCGCCGACATCGACAGCGCCGCCGACAAGGTCGCCTTCTCCGACCTCGCCGAGACCCTGCGCGGCACCGAGGGCGTCGCCTCCGTCAGCGCCCCGCAGGGCGGCAGCACCGGCACCGGCGTGCTCACCGTGATACCGGAGTCCGCGCCGCAGTCCCAGGCCACCTCCGACCTGGTGGAGCGGCTGCGCGACGACGTCATCCCGCGGGCCGAGCACGGCACCACCCTCGACGTGTACGTGGGCGGTCTCACCGCGAGCTACGACGACTTCGCCTCCGTGATCATCGGCAAGCTGCCGCTGTTCGTCGGGGTCGTGGTCGCCCTCGGCTGCCTCCTGCTCCTCCTGGCCTTCCGCAGCATCGGCATCCCGCTCAAGGCCGCCCTGATGAACATCGCCGCCGTCGCCGCCTCCTTCGGCGTCGTCGTCGCGATCTTCCAGTGGGGCTGGGGCCTCGGCCTGATGGGGCTGGGCAACGCGGGCCCGATCGAACCGTTCCTGCCCGTGATCATGGTCTCGGTGCTCTTCGGGCTCTCCATGGACTACCAGGTCTTCCTGGTCAGCCGGATGTACGAGGAGTGGCGTGCCACCCGCGACAACCGCGTCGCGGTACGCGTCGGCCTCGCCGAGACCAGCCGGGTGATCAACTCCGCGGCCGTCATCATGATCGCGGTCTTCTCCGCCTTCGTCCTCAGCGGCGACCGGATCATCGCGATGTTCGGCATCGGCCTGGCGGCGGCGGTCGCCCTGGACGCCTTCGTCCTGCGTACGCTGCTGGTCCCCGCGCTGATGCACATGCTGGGCGGCGCGAACTGGTGGCTGCCGAAGTGGCTGGACCGCTGGCTGCCGCGGATCAGCATCGAGCCGGCGGAGGAGGACACGGCACCGGTCGTGCCGGCGGACGCGCCGGCGGCGGAGCCGGGCGTGGCCCTGCCGGGGCAGCGCGCGGAGCTGCGCGGCGAGCGCGACGAGGAGCTGACGTCCACGGCAGCTGGGTGA
- a CDS encoding PQQ-binding-like beta-propeller repeat protein, with translation MRLRGITCTAVAAMLATLTACGGGGGGKDGGPGKGFTAPTKFSVKQGVPLPESASLGKVRIIGGLRHPLAVALHDGVAFIARPDGLDVVNGYRSGKPVTITPEHEPVLELDDLMGENPAEAPLITATGGKTLALSALVTKVTGSGTAKSHDAVELMATDTQTATKPWFTEIPLPADDAYYSGDRAEANVVGRSGDIVVVFGRGRLFGVDLKSHRKVWTAKGTYAKGAVVVGDRVVALRGGKVVGIGAADGQDVWTSPRSGLGLSAAGPDAVMTYEYPNDDVRDRRHYLLDAVTGHTRRALPEDAPGWDCAYDGAAVTVCTGSAGVDEAAAAYDPKSGKEIWRLPDAAGTRVAPEVTLVRAGLVYGEANGKPVVLDAASGKDKETRPGIAPYVADGYVAISETEDETGLTAYRAVG, from the coding sequence ATGAGACTCCGGGGGATCACCTGCACCGCCGTGGCCGCGATGCTTGCCACGCTGACCGCGTGCGGGGGCGGGGGCGGCGGGAAGGACGGCGGCCCCGGCAAGGGCTTCACCGCGCCGACGAAGTTCTCGGTGAAGCAGGGCGTCCCGCTCCCCGAATCCGCGTCCCTGGGCAAGGTCCGCATCATCGGTGGGCTACGGCATCCGCTGGCGGTGGCATTGCACGACGGGGTGGCCTTCATCGCGCGGCCGGACGGGCTCGACGTGGTCAACGGCTATCGGTCGGGCAAGCCGGTCACCATCACCCCGGAACACGAACCCGTGCTGGAGCTCGACGACCTGATGGGCGAGAACCCCGCTGAGGCGCCGCTGATCACCGCCACTGGCGGCAAGACCCTCGCACTCAGCGCGCTGGTGACGAAGGTGACCGGCTCCGGGACGGCCAAGTCCCATGACGCGGTGGAGCTCATGGCCACGGACACTCAGACCGCCACCAAGCCGTGGTTCACGGAGATCCCACTGCCGGCGGACGACGCGTACTACTCCGGCGACCGGGCCGAGGCCAACGTGGTCGGTCGGTCCGGCGACATCGTCGTCGTCTTCGGACGCGGCCGGCTCTTCGGCGTGGACCTCAAGAGCCACCGGAAGGTGTGGACGGCCAAGGGGACGTATGCGAAGGGCGCGGTCGTTGTCGGCGACCGTGTCGTCGCACTGCGCGGCGGCAAGGTCGTGGGGATCGGCGCGGCGGACGGCCAGGACGTGTGGACCTCGCCGCGCTCGGGGCTCGGACTCTCCGCCGCGGGTCCGGACGCCGTGATGACGTACGAGTACCCGAACGATGACGTCCGTGACCGGCGGCACTATCTGCTCGACGCCGTCACCGGCCACACCCGCCGGGCGCTCCCGGAAGACGCCCCGGGCTGGGACTGCGCGTATGACGGCGCCGCCGTCACCGTGTGCACGGGCAGCGCTGGGGTCGATGAGGCGGCGGCCGCGTACGACCCCAAGAGCGGCAAGGAGATCTGGCGGCTGCCCGACGCGGCCGGTACGCGGGTGGCGCCGGAGGTGACGCTGGTCCGCGCGGGGCTGGTCTACGGCGAGGCCAACGGCAAGCCCGTCGTCCTGGACGCCGCCAGCGGGAAGGACAAGGAGACCCGGCCGGGGATCGCCCCGTACGTCGCGGACGGATACGTGGCCATCTCCGAAACCGAGGACGAGACCGGCCTCACCGCGTACCGGGCGGTGGGCTGA
- a CDS encoding DUF397 domain-containing protein has translation MPPRRGGPHGPALVFDPAAWAAFVAAVQHGEFPV, from the coding sequence GTGCCGCCCCGGCGAGGTGGCCCCCACGGCCCCGCCCTCGTCTTCGACCCGGCCGCGTGGGCGGCCTTCGTCGCGGCCGTCCAGCACGGAGAGTTCCCCGTGTGA
- a CDS encoding SDR family NAD(P)-dependent oxidoreductase, which yields MNRRTTLITGATQGLGRGIALDLAARGGTLLLHGRDQARLDAVAAEVRAAAPDTEVRTYLADLSDLDQVHAMAAQVRAAEPRLDVLVNNAVAGGGAEPLRRELSRQGHELRFAVNHLAPYALTRGLLPLLTASAPARVVNVASIGQEAVDFDDVMLERGYEGLRAYCRSKLALITATFELAAELDGTGVTVNALHPAHLMDTDGVRAYGLTPLVGIDEGVRPTVRLATDPDLASTTGRYFDRFTDSRAHEQAYDAEARRRLMELTHRLIGRSGPES from the coding sequence ATGAACCGACGCACCACCTTGATCACCGGCGCGACCCAGGGGCTGGGCCGCGGCATCGCGCTCGACCTCGCCGCACGCGGCGGCACCCTCCTGCTCCACGGTCGCGACCAGGCCCGTCTCGACGCGGTCGCGGCCGAGGTCCGTGCCGCCGCCCCGGACACCGAGGTCCGCACCTACCTCGCGGACCTGTCCGACCTCGACCAGGTGCACGCGATGGCCGCCCAGGTGCGCGCGGCGGAGCCCCGGCTCGACGTACTGGTCAACAACGCGGTCGCCGGTGGCGGCGCCGAGCCCCTGCGCCGGGAGCTGAGCCGGCAGGGGCACGAGCTGCGGTTCGCCGTGAACCACCTCGCCCCGTACGCCCTCACCCGGGGCCTGCTGCCGCTGCTCACCGCGTCCGCACCGGCCCGCGTGGTGAACGTCGCCTCGATCGGGCAGGAGGCCGTCGACTTCGACGACGTCATGCTGGAGCGGGGCTACGAGGGGCTGCGCGCCTATTGCCGGAGCAAGCTCGCGCTGATCACGGCGACCTTCGAGCTGGCCGCCGAGCTCGACGGCACCGGCGTCACCGTGAACGCCCTCCACCCGGCGCATCTGATGGACACCGACGGCGTCCGCGCATACGGCCTCACCCCGCTGGTGGGCATCGACGAGGGCGTGCGGCCGACCGTGCGGCTGGCCACCGACCCGGACCTGGCGTCCACGACCGGCCGCTACTTCGACCGGTTCACCGACAGCCGCGCGCACGAGCAGGCGTACGACGCCGAGGCCCGCCGGCGCCTGATGGAGCTGACCCACCGGCTGATCGGCCGCTCCGGACCGGAGTCGTGA
- a CDS encoding TetR/AcrR family transcriptional regulator yields MKNRPYHHGDLPAALLARAEQTLRERGSGALSLRELARDLGVSPAAPSRHFRTKQALLDALAMTGFERLSEAIATSQEGVGASFAERLDAVARTYVGFAVANAALLDLMFSVKHSPEASEALGATAHRWSEQILGLIGEGQRRGEVRKGALDRVALPVFAALHGYAGLTVSGMLPPELAEHGLDDVIASILRGCEPE; encoded by the coding sequence ATGAAGAACCGCCCCTACCACCACGGAGACCTCCCTGCCGCGCTGCTCGCGCGCGCCGAGCAGACGTTGCGCGAGCGGGGATCGGGCGCACTGTCGCTGCGGGAGCTGGCCCGCGACCTCGGGGTGAGCCCCGCCGCGCCCAGCCGCCATTTCAGGACCAAGCAGGCCCTGCTGGACGCCCTGGCGATGACCGGCTTCGAGCGGCTCTCCGAGGCCATCGCGACCTCCCAGGAAGGCGTCGGCGCGTCGTTCGCCGAGCGGCTGGACGCCGTGGCCCGCACCTACGTGGGCTTCGCCGTGGCCAACGCCGCCCTGCTCGACCTGATGTTCTCGGTCAAGCACAGCCCGGAGGCGTCGGAGGCGCTGGGCGCGACGGCCCACCGCTGGTCCGAGCAGATCCTCGGACTGATCGGTGAGGGACAGCGCAGGGGCGAGGTGCGGAAGGGGGCGCTGGACCGTGTCGCGCTGCCGGTCTTCGCGGCACTGCACGGCTACGCCGGCCTGACCGTGAGCGGCATGCTGCCGCCGGAGCTGGCCGAGCACGGGCTGGACGACGTGATCGCGTCCATCCTGCGCGGGTGTGAGCCGGAGTAG